Part of the Xenopus tropicalis strain Nigerian chromosome 3, UCB_Xtro_10.0, whole genome shotgun sequence genome, ATATAGTCGCCATTAGCATCAACCCCAATCTGAAAGCTgtgccaggtttttttttgtctacCTCCACCAGAAGGAGTTAGGCTTAACTCAACAGAACTTTGCTTCTCTTGACCCAAATATATGGATTTACTTCCATTGTTGCTGGTTCTTTCTCCAAAGCAAAATGTGCTCCTGGTAGAGCAGATTCACTAACTGCTACTTCAAACTTAAAAAAGTGTGGTGCATTGTCATTAAGGTCTTGAATTCCTGATATTTTATAAGAGATTTCTGTGGCACAATGTGCCTCTTTAGCAATCCCCTCTTTGACATATAAATCACTATTTTTCATCCTCGTTtttgtagtaacctgcttgtatagacattttggttaatggcattcttgctgttttgccattcattgatgatgatattcctgttcctgtgttgtgcttcctgttaagctgagagccagcatggagcaggccagatctacctgccatgttctaataaatataccaaaagttccagtgtgtatctgtacctgaactaacacagcagaagtattaacccactgctagccagcagtttattacagtttTAGTTCTTCATATATTAAGTATTGGATCTGCCCTTAAACAGGAGTTTAAAAAAGGATTAGAAAGCAAAATATTATTTGCAATTTCACTCTCCTTTGAATATTTCTGTAGATGattatcatatatatatctatagtagATTGTATCTTTTCTTCAGTGGATAAAATGCTCCAGTGTCTTTAGAAACCAGGTTCAATGCGAGGAGACTGTGAAGCCATTATAGAGTTTTATGATCAGCGGtcattatattcatatatttgttCATTTACAtgaacaaaaattacaaaaacaaaattacaTGAACAAAATTAAAATCTTATGTAAGCTAATTAAATGTAAACAATCAAAgtggcaaattaaaaaaatatcctaAGTATTCTAAATAGTCATTTTGTGGTTGTTTTGCAAAAGGAAATAACATAACATAATGAAACAGGTGCTTTTCAAGCTTTTGCTAAAAATTGGGTTACCTTTTATCATCCCAGTGGTTTTTAAAGGAATGCATTCTGGGAAAGCAGGCCATATTGTCATATTTATAaactgtgcaaaaaataaaattaaaattcccCAGACACTGTCAGCAcgttaatgtaatgtaacataTGTATTTTTCAATGTAAGTTAAAATGGTAAATCAGTTGTAGTAGACTGAAAACAAATTTCTCATTCGGTACTTCTAGTTGTAACCAACCCATCTTTTGTTGTGGAAGCCAATAACCACATTTTCACTTTTGTAGTTTATGGAAACTTCTTGGGATTTAACATTGTTTTTGAATACAGTCTATAGTAAAACATGGAACAGGAACATTACCATGGCTAACTTGCCTTTTCCCCCAACATTTCAATTCAAAGTAAAAGATAAATGACAATAGTATTTTCTTTAGCCCAATAGTTATTCTGCTTTGTACATAACATATAAGACCACTCACATATTCTTACATTCATTTTGCTCAACTTGGCAGTAATCGTTACATGAAGGTCAGTGACCTGCTACCTACTATATATCATTTATCATGGCAATATGAAATGAACTCAATCAAGGAGAATTAACTTTGCTTGGCAAACAGGGCTACTCTCTAAACATCAAATACTCTTTACATGTTTTATCTAAGTTGTAAAATCTTATTGAGGATCTTTTTGTAGAATTGGCTCATAACGGTTCATTTCTAATTATTTGTAAAACATTCCCACAAGCCAGCCGATAGTTAtgcactttaaaaaactttaaaaaccaGTAGTCACATGAATAAAACCCCAAgtggttatttttttgtttggctCTTGAATAAGCCATGTCCTGCTTACAGTGAAATGATTTGATATTGTCCATTTGATCTAGGAGATGAGAGATTAATATCTATTGTGTGGAGGGGATTTACAGTTTTCTTGTCTGTAGACttcttttaatattattattattattattattattattattattattattattattattattattattattattattattattattatgttgttGTATTCTACTAATCTAAATATCCCCTCTAGATATTCCAGTGATTTTACCATTATTGATGGGGGTGTGTCTTTCACGGAGTGTCAGTCTATGTACATAATGTAAATGTTACacttattattaacacatatttataaaggccCAACAAACTCTGCACCACTGATGTTTACTTTTTCCATGTGGTAAGTTTCACTTTTTGTCCCAACCTTTGAAATTTCCTTTGAAATGATATAGTACATACATTACACACATTAAGTTCATTGGGCAGACAAAATCTTTGCTAAGGATTATTAACACAAGTACAAATAAGttattatttgtacaggtatgggatcccttatccggaaacctttatccagaaagttccgaattacagaaaggccatctcccatagaccccattataaacaaataattctaatttttaaaaattattttcctttttctctgtaataataaaacaaaaccttgtacttgatcccaactaagatataatcaccccttattggggcagaacagccctattgggtttagtcaatacttaaatgattcccttttctctgtaataataaaacagtacctgtacttgatcccaactaagatataattaccccttattgggggcagaacagccctattgggtttatttaatggttaaatgattccctttctctgtaataataaaacagtacctgtacttgatcccaactaagatataattaatccttattggaggcaaaacaagcctattgggtttattcaatatttaaatgatttttagtagacttaagttatggagatcctaattacattaagatcccttatccagaataccccgggtcccgagcattctggataacaggccccatacctgtatttgcaaaacTGTTcccttaaaaatacaaaaacattatcTTACCTGGGAAAGGTTGCTGCctgaaataacttttttttcagaATCATTTCCTGTAACATCAGTATCAATAAGATTTTCTGTTGGAACAGTCTGACTGGGCCTGAGAAAGGCAAATTCATTTTGGCTTGAATCCAGTGTGACGCAGACATCGTATGAGAAAGGCAATGGCAAGGTTCCATCACTCAACTGAGAAGGACATCTGAAATTTACTGGAGGGTAGCATTTTCTGTCAAAAGTCCCAAATACAACTGAAGAACTAGAATTTCTACATTTTGAAATCACCACTGCAATCAcagccaaaataaataaaaatgaaatcattgCAATTGCAATTAccaaataaaatgttatattggATGTAGTATCCAGCTTGATGGGTTTGTTATTTGTTTCAGGAAGAACTTGAAAGCTTTCAGCTACAATAAGGTTTAGTGTAACTGTTGCAGACAAAGAGGGTTCTCCACTGTCCTTCACCATGACTACAAGTTTTTGCCTTGAAGAATCTGTTTCTTCTAAATCTCTAGCCAACCTGATTTCCCCTGTGTGATGGCCAATCACAAAAATTGAAGGTTCTTGGACCTGTAATAAATGATAAGAGAGCCATGCATTGTGCCCAGAGTCAGCATCCACTGCAATCACTTTAGTTACTAGATAGCCTTTCTCAGAGGGAAGAGGGATGAATTCATATATTGCTCCTTCAGTGTCTGATGATGGATAGAGAATCTTCGGGTAGTTATCATTCCAGTCAATAATACAAACCCTAACAGATACATTACTGCTCAGAGAAGGAGATCCACTGTCTTCAGCCATTACTTGGAAATGTAATTCTCTTATCTTCTCATAGTCAAAAGCATGTAGGGCATAAACAACTCCAGTTGCTGAGTTTATGGAAACATGTGAAGAGACAGGGATGCCTTGAATAGCTGTACTGATTATACTATAAGTAATTTTCCCATTTTCATTGATGTCAAGATCTAAAGCAGTAATATGGAGAACTGATGTTCCAGGATGGTTATTTTCTGGGACATAGGCaatataatttgttttatcaAAAACAGGAGAATTGTCATTAATATCTGTTAAAGTCACTTGGAGCGTTTTGTTGCTGCAAAGTGATGGCAAGCCTTTATCTTTAGCTAGAATTGTGATATTATAGGCAGATCGTTGTTCTCGATCCAATCTTGATAAAGACACAATTTTATAATAATTGTCTGTTAAGGATATTAATTGGAATGGTAATATGTCAGGGATCTGGCAAACAATCTCACCATTCTCACCAGTGTCTCCATCATAAATTCGAATCAGCGCTATTACTGTTTCGGGTGGGGAATCCTCGGAAATTGCACTTGAAAAAGAATTTACTATTATCACAGGTGCATTATCATTGGCATCGACAACCTGGACAGAGACTTTACAGTGAGAAACTAAGTCGCCACCATCTTTGGCTTCAACCGTTATTGTGTATCTCTTTGTTACCTCATAGTCCAGCTCCCCTACTTTTGACAACTCACCAGTTTGAGAATCTATTCTGAAAATGTGCAACGCGTTTTCTGGAATGTGACTAAATGAATATGTTATCTCTCCATTTGACCCATCATCTTCATCAGTAGCATGTAACTGGAGAACTAAAGAGCCATTTGGTGCATTTTCATTTATATTCACTACATAGGTGTCCTGACTGAAAACGGGATAGTTATCGTTAGCATCATAAACCACAATCTTAATTAAAGCTGTGCCAGTTTTTCTAGGGCTACCTCCATCAGAAGCAGTTAGCATTAACTCAATGGAATTTTGCTTCTCTCGATCCAAAGGCTTCTCCAGCACAAGTTCAGGATTTTTACTTCCATCGCTGCTAATTCTTTCTCCAAGGATGAAATACTCATTTGTGCTAAGTCCATAGCTCTGTACAGAATTGCTACCAAGATCAGGATCTTGTGCGTAGCCAAGGGCAAACCGTGCCCCTGGTAAAGCAGACTCACTTATTCCTgcttcaaaataatttttttaaaaaattggtgCATTGTCATTAATGTCTTCAATTTCAACTTTAACTGTGTAAATGTGCAGTGGATTAACCATCAGTGCTTTCATGTCTAAGAAGCATTCCTCCTCTGTGCCACATAATGTCTCTCTATCTATCCTCTCTGTGACAAACAGGTCTCCACTTTCCAAATTAACACTTATATATTGTTTTTGGTCTTGAGAAACAATTTGGAATTCTCTATCCGATAATTCCTCAATATCCATGTTCAAATCATTTGCAATATTTCCTATGATGAATCCTTGTTCTGATTCCTCATATACTGAGTACTGAACCTGACCAGCAAAAGTCTCATACAAATAGAATAGAAAGAAGACTACTTGCCATATAATTGTCCTTGGTCTTCCTCCATATGTGATCTTCTCACACATCTTTAGTTGTTAAGAATCCTATTTCTGCCTTGGTATAACTATGGGAGATATGTGTAATGATATCCAAGAGCCTAATCTCAGTCAGAGAAAGGAGAGCAATGAATTCTGCTACTCTGCAGTGTCTGACTATTGCATGAGAGCATTGCCATTCACAATTTCTCAATCTTGCTGGTCAACAGCGCCACATAGGGTACCAAATAAGGAACTGCTATATAACTGTTCCCAACACAAATCTCTCTCACACTCTGATTGGCATTtactactttataaatatatacatacaatatatatttgttcACCTGCTTTTataattgtaaaaacatttttgctttcatgtACACAGTTTCACAAAAGTTGTGTTTTTCTTTATCTCGTACAAAATAGAAACATATGTTTTTAACAAAAAGAATATATTCAGCAGTGCCATTTTTAATACAAGGTTGGGGCCAATTTGTACAATGTATACTTTACAATGTATGTTTACTGCCCTCCAGATTTAGTTatatttgaactgaaaaaaaccCAACACAGATCAAGTAACTACTTCATGAAGATGTacatgatatatgtatatatgatatatatgtactatataatagtattattaatagtattatatacagtatatatatatatatatatattcacaacaGTCTGCCTTTGTTAGCTATAGCATATCCACAACAAAACTACTACCTAAATTATTTCTTCAGGAAGTTCACACACTTCACAAATActctgtacagacagcgctgtaggaggaagatgcagcggatcctctctgaccccagccaccctggccacagacttttcacgctcctaccatcaggcaggaaGTACAGGAGCAACCAGActcgcaccagcagatacagagacagtttctacccagaAGCCaccaggcttctgaactgctgacattctccCTCCCCATAACTACTCGACTCTTcgcagtatcactttaagcaaagccactttaaatcctcactgcacaatttcaaatatttcattgcattttttttattgtaaagttgggaggaacacgggtcaaaaaaatttcattacagtaatgatgcttcattgttatttgtatatgacaataaaaactTGAAACTGAAACACTGAAGTCAATAGGAAGGCAAAATTAGGTAAAAATTGCAGTTACAGCATTTTTACCTCTGCAGTCACATAATCATTGCCCTACACTGTTAGAGAAGATCCTTTCCATGCTATTCCCAACTGTTCTTTATGTTGCCAATTTTGCTAACATAGCACtctgaccagggtcggactggggggtgcagggcccaccggggctcccgccccaggggccctgcaggtgctccagccgcgtcccctaacccccccaagggcccccctaacccccccgaagggcccccgcctgacgtcctccccgagcgcgtataaattgaacgcgtcggggaggaacagtcagtagcggggagtgccggcaaaggtcggactgggccgctggggcccactagggccggggcccaccgggatttttcccggtgtcccggcggcccagtccgaccctgactctgACATTTCCTTAGATAGATGGGGGGGGCAGGATCTGGGGAAGGCTCCGATCCATTTTGCTGATGAGGAAGTATGGGGCCCAAAATTATGACTGCTGCATTTTCCTCCAGTGTAAAAACCCATTTTTTTCACCAAGACATATGGTGAAATTTTATTGCAGATTcatgaaaatgtaaattttgccacaaagctgtataaaaaaaaagttctcatCTCAAGTGCTCATCTCTAGTTGTGGCATCTTTACTGGATTTGATTTTACTTTCCGTGTAATAAATACTGTCTTTCTCACAATCCCAACACACATGCATTCTAGATTCTGTTTTATCTACTAGTGTCTTTGTGTCTCAACTAGTGATGGATGAATCTGTTCAACTTTGATTCATCGCAAAATTTGAGAATCaagcaaaagatttgcaaaacggcaaaaaatttgtgaaatggcaaaaatgtcacaGGTAATTTTTTGTCACGTGGTGAATTTTCCTGCACCAAATTTTTCTTGTTCCGTGAAAATaaactgccaatggcaaaatgcggaaaaaTTGCCAAGAACCCATGCCttgtgaattatttcgcccatcacaagTCTCAACCATTGGAGAAAATTGTATTACAGATgtatgggttccattatctggcAACCCATTATTCAGATAGCTTCGAATTACGGGAAGTTAGCCtccaatagacttcattttaatccagACTTTCAGGAATGAttagctttttctctgtaataatagaacagtaccttgtcctttattataattaagatataattaatcctttctggagaaaaacaatcatattgggtttatttactgcttacattatatttttgtataggtatgggattttTTTGTAGGTATGGgaattaaaattacagaaagactccttatccagaaaagcccaggtctcaagcattcctatacctgtacctgaagaATGCCCAGAAACCTATAGCAGGCCATTCATATTCTATACAGATACCTTTATTACTCTTTATGATTAAGGGACCTTGATCTTGACCATTGAGACGCTACAGCTTGGACATCCTCAGTCAAACTCCTAGAACCAGCAAATCATTGTACAATTTTGGGTTTTAGTCATTAGGCAAAAAACTAGAAATGTGTCATTCACTGACCACCTTAAGACTGACAATAGTACCATGGCTAAATGGATAGCATGCACTTTTGTAATATGAGTACTAAAATCAAAGAATATTGATGTTCTGCATGGCACAATGCCATAACTTTGCATTTTGTGGACCTTTAATAACAGAAATATACTAAAATATCATGATTAGGTAAATTGTGGTTTAAAAATGAATTAGCCATTCAGAGTAGCTTACCTGTGAAAGACTGCTGTCAGGTAGAGCTTCTTTTAAGGAATCATTACCAGTAGATGAATCACCAGTATCAATGAGATTGTCAGTTGGAACATTCTGGCTTGGCTTGAGAAAGGGAAACTCATTCTGGGTTGAATCCAGTGCAACACATACATCATAGGAGAAAGGCAATGGTAAGGTTCCATCACTCACTTGGGATGGGTATTGAAAAGCATATTGTGGATATATGTTTCTAGTTAAAGTTCCAAAAGTTCCTGGAGAGCTAGATGATCTACATTTAGAAATGACTGTACCAATCACAgctaaaatgaataaaaaggaaATGATTGCAATGGCTATGACTAGGTAAAAGGTTACATCAGGTGTATCCAACTTGATAGGCGTGTTACTTATCTCGGGAATAACTTGAAAATTTTCAGCTATAAGTAGGTTTAGTGTGACTGTAGCAGATAGAGAGGGTTCCCCGTTATCTTTTACCATCACCACAATTTTTTGCCTTGAAGAATCCGTTTCTTGAAAATCACGTGTTAATCTAATTTCCCCTGTGTACTGACCAATCGTAAAAATCGAAGGATCTTGAACCTGAATTAAATGATAGGAAAGCCATGAATTGTGCCCTGAGTCAGCATCGACTGCAATCACTTTGGTTACTAGGTAGCCTTTCTCTGAGGAGTGAGGAATTAATTCATAGACGGCTGTTCCTTCAGTGTCTGATGATGGATAGAGAATCTTTGGAGAATTATCATTCTTATCAGTTATACAAACTCTAATGGTGGCATTGCTGCTCAGTGACGGGATCCCGCTGTCTTTAGCCATTACCTGAAACTGAAATTCTCGCATCTGCTCGTAGTCAAAACCATGTAGGGCATAAATAACTCCAGTTCCTGAGTTTATTGAAACATGGGAAGATATGGAGATATCCTGGATGTCTGTATTTATAATAGAATAAACAATTTGCCCATTTTCATTAATATCAAGATCTAAGGCATTGACACGAAGCACAGCCATTCCTGGGGAGTTATTTTCAGGTACATAGGCTACGTAATTTGCTTTTTCAAAAACAGGGATGTTGTCGTTAACGTCTGTTAAAATGACCTGCATTATCTTGGTGGAGGACAGGGATGGCGTTCCTTTATCTTTGGCAATGATTGAGATATTATATTCAGGAATTATTTCCCTGTCCATTCTCGATAAAGTTACAATTTTGTAGTAACTCTCAGTCAGTGATATTAACTGAAACGGCAGCGTGTCGGAGATCTGACAGACAACTTCACCATTCTCTCCTGAGTCCAAATCATGGATATTAATTAACGCTATGACTGTCTCAGGTGGAGAATCCTCTGGAATTACACTTAAGAATGAATTGATTTGTATCTCGGGTGTATTATCATTAGCATCGATGATTTGAACTGACACTTCGCAATAAGAAAATAAACCGCCGCCATCTTTAGCTTCCACGGTTATCTTATAATTTTTTGTTACTTCGTAGTCCAGCGCTCCAATTTTTTTTATCTCCCCATTTTCAGTATTTATCTGAAAGATCTGGTCACCTTTCTCAGAAATGTGACTGAATGAATACGTTATTTGTGCATTGGAACCATCGTCGTCATCAGTAGCCTGCAATTGGATAACCAAGAAGCCATCTGGAGCATTTTCACTTAGGGTCACTTGGTATGTGTCCTGAGAAAATGCAGGGTAGTTGTCATTGGCATCAAGAACTACAATTTTAATTAAAGCTGTAGCAGTTTTCCTTGGGCTACCTCCATCAGAAGCAGTTAGACTcaactcaatggaactctgcttTTCTCTGTCCAAAGGCTTCTCCAACACAAGTTCTGGATATACATGCCCATCACTGTTAGTTTTTTCTCCAAGgataaaatattcattttcactTAATGAATAGCTCTGCACTGAATTGGTTCCAATATCTGAATCTTGTGCATAACCAAGGGCAAACCGTGCATTTGGCAAAGCAGATTCACTTATTTCGGCTTCAAAATATTTCTTAGAAAAACTCGGTGCATTGTCATTTATGTCTTCAATTTCAACTTTAATGGTGAAGATCTGGAGAGGATTTTCGATTACAGCTTTGAGGTTTAGCAAGCACATTTTCTCAGTACCACAGAAAGTCTCTCTGTCAATTTTCTCCTTGATAAATAAGTCTCCATTTTCTAAATTAACATCAATATACTGCTGTTTGGTACGAGAAATAATATGGAATTTTCTAATTGACAATTCCTGAACATTCAAGTTCAAATCATTTGCAATATTTCCTATTACAGATCCCTCTTTCTGATCTTCCTGTACTGAATACTGAATCTGCCCATAACCTGCTCCATACAAAAGGGATAGTATAAAAAATCTTACTTGCCATGTCATTGCCATTTGTATGTCTCCACAGATGATCTTCTCAATCACAAGTATTAGTAGAATATGTTGCACTATCTTCTTTACTTCTTGGATCCAGAGAAACAAGAATTTACAACATCCATAGAATATATTCCACAAAAGGAGATTGTAAAAATTCTGTGTTTTTTGTCTGTTGATCTGCAGGATCTCTTTCTATGTGAATATTTTCTTGTACAATTCCTCTACCTCTTGGTCAACAGCGCCACATAGAGTCTTAAATAAAGAATTACCAGCAAACCAAATATAATATACAtcttttcatggatttttttgaaacacaatgcaaaaaaactatttttttaaaaaaaaaatgctttattataaggatatatacaatgacaaaaaagttaaaaactcCAGCTGCAAATAAGCAATATAAAGTTGTCAAGAAATTCAATTCAAATGCAGTATTTTTCCTGGTTAACACACACATTTATGACATACGACATTTGAAATTCCTTATCATTCATTACTAGGCGCACATGTATAATAATGAgtggtcattagtgatgagcgaattttttcgccagtcatgaattcgcagcgaatttctgcatttcgtcattgacaaattgtttttacgaaacttctgtgaaaatttggcggGTAAAAATATGTTGCacgttaaaaaaaagttgaggtcaTGTCAGattgggtgtggttgcatcaaattgggtgcggttgcttCAAAAAAGAGGCACATGACAAAAAGAGGCATACAAGTAATACGTTTCAatgatttttcgccatttcgtgaattttcctgttgtttcgcaaattttttggtgaatggaaacgggacagattcgctcatcactagtggtcatTTATGTGCTACTCAACCAAATGTTACTATTTAATATGCAATATAATGCATAACTGaggatttatttcatttttaaaaatcatctaAAATCCTCCATTGCTTTTGGTTTTACTGTACCTCATTGCAGGTAATGCTGGGAAACTTGAATTGAAATAAAAACGTATTGCTATGATTTGCTGTAAATACTGATATAAGAACCATGCATAGAGCAGGTTATTATCATTgatagtgcaggtatgggacccgttatccagaatgctcaggacctggggtattccggatctcctaccttaagtctgctaataaaataatttaaacattaattaaacccagcaggattgttttgcccccaataaggattaattatatcttagttgagatcaagtacaaggtactgttttattattatggagaaaaaagaaacatttttaaaaaagtgaattatttgattaaaatggagtctatgggactattccgtaattctgaactttctagataatgggtttccggataaggggtccgataataattgttattattattccgTAATGGTCCAATAGTTAATATTCTGAAATACTTCATTTCCAGAAATGTCTCAAAACCCATTTGTGATTTCTACGTTGAAAGCATCATCTTCATTGGTGGCTTTGACCTGCAAAACAAATCTCCAATTTATATTTGTTCAAATGTTTCTTGTATATTGTCTGCCTATCATTAAGCACAGTATTTAATAGAGATGTACTCATAGGAGACTTTCATTACAAGCAGTTAAAATTAAGCTGTAAATACTTTGTTTCAAAGATTAAAAGGGTTTACTAAacaaatttatatcatttttttttttttttgaaatgaGAGACAATATTTTGAGGTGGATCCCATTTTCCCAGTTACAGTCATTGGACATTTACAGTTATTGGTTACAGAAAAGGTATACTTGCCATGTCATTGTCCTTTGCCACAGTTTGTATCCGGGATTCTTCTAAACATTTTTAAGGATCTTGTTGTCCCATTTTACTGGTAATTCCAATGACACTGAAATAGAGATAAAATGACAtttataaatagaaagataaagaattgaAAATGTTCTGCATAAGAAGAATCTGAAAGCACAATTTCTTCTTCACCATACTGTCTGCCAGCATTTCTTTCTATAGGAGTTTATTGGGCAGCAGTGGCACATAGAGGCCAAAACAAAGAACTACAACTAgggttttttattttcttgcattataatagtaaatgtatttttatgagaGCAGCACACACTGTCAGATTCTTTAaattatatgttacatttttcCCAAGTCAAATAGTTAACCATTAGAAATGGACTTTTTATTACCAAACAAGATGGGTAAGAATAAAAGCAATGTACTTAAGGAAACTATATATTGAaataaagtaacatagtaagttaggttgaaaaagacatgcccatcaagttcaaccataatgactatatataacctgcctaacttcgatttgatccagaggaaggcaaaaaaccccatctgaagcctctctaatttgcctcagaggggaaaaaaatccttcctgactccaagatggcaatcggaccagtccctggatcaacttgtactaagagctatctcccatacccctgtattccctcacttgtactgagagctatcccccctacccctgtattccctcacttgtactgagagctatctcccatacccctgtattccctcacttg contains:
- the LOC101732109 gene encoding LOW QUALITY PROTEIN: protocadherin gamma-B1 (The sequence of the model RefSeq protein was modified relative to this genomic sequence to represent the inferred CDS: substituted 1 base at 1 genomic stop codon) produces the protein MCEKITYGGRPRTIIWQVVFFLFYLYETFAGQVQYSVYEESEQGFIIGNIANDLNMDIEELSDREFQIVSQDQKQYISVNLESGDLFVTERIDRETLCGTEEECFLDMKALMVNPLHIYTVKVEIEDINDNAPIFXKNYFEAGISESALPGARFALGYAQDPDLGSNSVQSYGLSTNEYFILGERISSDGSKNPELVLEKPLDREKQNSIELMLTASDGGSPRKTGTALIKIVVYDANDNYPVFSQDTYVVNINENAPNGSLVLQLHATDEDDGSNGEITYSFSHIPENALHIFRIDSQTGELSKVGELDYEVTKRYTITVEAKDGGDLVSHCKVSVQVVDANDNAPVIIVNSFSSAISEDSPPETVIALIRIYDGDTGENGEIVCQIPDILPFQLISLTDNYYKIVSLSRLDREQRSAYNITILAKDKGLPSLCSNKTLQVTLTDINDNSPVFDKTNYIAYVPENNHPGTSVLHITALDLDINENGKITYSIISTAIQGIPVSSHVSINSATGVVYALHAFDYEKIRELHFQVMAEDSGSPSLSSNVSVRVCIIDWNDNYPKILYPSSDTEGAIYEFIPLPSEKGYLVTKVIAVDADSGHNAWLSYHLLQVQEPSIFVIGHHTGEIRLARDLEETDSSRQKLVVMVKDSGEPSLSATVTLNLIVAESFQVLPETNNKPIKLDTTSNITFYLVIAIAMISFLFILAVIAVVISKCRNSSSSVVFGTFDRKCYPPVNFRCPSQLSDGTLPLPFSYDVCVTLDSSQNEFAFLRPSQTVPTENLIDTDVTGNDSEKKVISGSNLSQFEVAVSESALPGAHFALEKEPATMEVNPYIWVKRSKVLLS
- the LOC100493106 gene encoding protocadherin gamma-B5, with translation MAMTWQVRFFILSLLYGAGYGQIQYSVQEDQKEGSVIGNIANDLNLNVQELSIRKFHIISRTKQQYIDVNLENGDLFIKEKIDRETFCGTEKMCLLNLKAVIENPLQIFTIKVEIEDINDNAPSFSKKYFEAEISESALPNARFALGYAQDSDIGTNSVQSYSLSENEYFILGEKTNSDGHVYPELVLEKPLDREKQSSIELSLTASDGGSPRKTATALIKIVVLDANDNYPAFSQDTYQVTLSENAPDGFLVIQLQATDDDDGSNAQITYSFSHISEKGDQIFQINTENGEIKKIGALDYEVTKNYKITVEAKDGGGLFSYCEVSVQIIDANDNTPEIQINSFLSVIPEDSPPETVIALINIHDLDSGENGEVVCQISDTLPFQLISLTESYYKIVTLSRMDREIIPEYNISIIAKDKGTPSLSSTKIMQVILTDVNDNIPVFEKANYVAYVPENNSPGMAVLRVNALDLDINENGQIVYSIINTDIQDISISSHVSINSGTGVIYALHGFDYEQMREFQFQVMAKDSGIPSLSSNATIRVCITDKNDNSPKILYPSSDTEGTAVYELIPHSSEKGYLVTKVIAVDADSGHNSWLSYHLIQVQDPSIFTIGQYTGEIRLTRDFQETDSSRQKIVVMVKDNGEPSLSATVTLNLLIAENFQVIPEISNTPIKLDTPDVTFYLVIAIAIISFLFILAVIGTVISKCRSSSSPGTFGTLTRNIYPQYAFQYPSQVSDGTLPLPFSYDVCVALDSTQNEFPFLKPSQNVPTDNLIDTGDSSTGNDSLKEALPDSSLSQVSYSEWLIHF